A genome region from Variovorax paradoxus includes the following:
- a CDS encoding deoxyguanosinetriphosphate triphosphohydrolase, with product MSLAAYACEPAQSRGRRHAEPPAPTRDAFQRDRDRIVHSTAFRRLVYKTQVFLNHEGDLFRTRLTHSLEVAQLGRSIARALRINEDLVEAIALAHDLGHTPFGHAGQDALNDCMAGHGGFEHNLQSLRVVDALEHRYPQYDGLNLSFETREGILKHCSRANAERIEAAEPNGVARRFLDRTQPGLEAQLCNLADAIAYNAHDIDDGVRSGLITVDQLSEVELFERYRREALAEHPQLAGRRVLYETIRRMLSAQVYDVIDATRAALEVLAPADADAVRKAAPVVAFSPGMQAQSEDLKRFLFRNLYRHPQVTQTTDQAQAVVRELFEAYLERSAEMPDSYGQRNDRHRAVADYIAGMTDRFAVREHERLTGRRGIA from the coding sequence ATGAGCCTCGCGGCCTATGCGTGCGAGCCCGCGCAGTCGCGCGGCCGCCGGCATGCCGAGCCGCCCGCGCCGACGCGCGATGCCTTCCAGCGCGACCGCGACCGGATCGTGCACTCCACCGCCTTTCGGCGGTTGGTCTACAAGACCCAGGTCTTCCTGAACCACGAGGGCGACCTGTTCCGCACGCGGCTCACGCACTCGCTGGAGGTCGCCCAACTGGGGCGTTCCATCGCGCGCGCGCTGCGCATCAACGAAGACCTGGTCGAGGCGATCGCCCTGGCGCACGACCTCGGCCACACGCCTTTCGGCCATGCCGGGCAGGATGCGCTCAACGATTGCATGGCCGGGCACGGCGGCTTCGAGCACAACTTGCAGAGCCTTCGCGTGGTCGATGCGCTGGAACACCGCTATCCCCAGTACGACGGCCTGAACCTGAGCTTCGAGACGCGGGAGGGCATCCTCAAGCACTGCTCCCGCGCCAACGCCGAGCGCATCGAGGCGGCGGAGCCGAACGGCGTGGCCCGCCGCTTCCTGGACCGCACGCAGCCGGGCCTCGAGGCGCAATTGTGCAACCTGGCCGACGCCATCGCCTACAACGCGCACGATATCGACGACGGCGTGCGCTCGGGACTCATCACGGTCGACCAGCTGTCGGAAGTCGAACTGTTCGAGCGCTACCGCCGCGAGGCGCTCGCGGAGCATCCGCAGCTGGCGGGTCGCCGCGTGCTCTACGAGACCATCCGGCGCATGCTCAGTGCACAGGTCTACGACGTGATCGACGCGACGCGCGCCGCGCTGGAAGTTCTTGCGCCGGCCGATGCCGACGCCGTGCGCAAGGCTGCGCCGGTCGTCGCTTTCAGCCCGGGCATGCAGGCGCAGTCCGAGGACCTCAAGCGCTTTCTCTTCCGCAACCTCTACCGCCACCCGCAGGTCACGCAGACGACCGACCAGGCCCAGGCGGTCGTGCGGGAACTGTTCGAGGCCTACCTCGAGCGCAGCGCCGAGATGCCCGATTCGTATGGCCAGCGCAATGACAGGCACCGCGCGGTGGCCGACTACATCGCGGGAATGACCGACCGCTTCGCCGTGCGCGAACACGAGCGGCTCACCGGCCGCCGGGGCATCGCATGA
- a CDS encoding CynX/NimT family MFS transporter: MNTLARSGPPRIPAAAFAVLLGGVSGALHLGKLPPAVPALQASLGIGLVEAGFLLSLVQVASMALGLFAGLAADTIGLRRSMLTGLAVLTVASVLGGGVGSGAIGDAHPVPWLLALRAVEGIGFLLTVMPGPGLIRSLTPPGADKAALGLWGAYMPLGVAMALLLGPALIAWGGWADWWWALSVVSALAALWIWLAVPADRLRAAPVAAGQASAGWSSRLQATVGARAPWLVGVTFAVYSAQWMAVIGFLPAIYAGAGVPGTWNAVLTALAAAMNIVGNIAGGRWLQRGVAPERLLQLGFLTMAFGGLAAFAQWGQGADAWSLPPLLRYLAVCAFSLGGGMVPATLFLLGVRLAPGPSTVSTTIGLMQQASSLGQFLAPPAVAWVAHRVGGWHWTWTATLGCSLVGIAIARRLGRIRPAAEMA, from the coding sequence ATGAACACCCTGGCCCGTTCCGGGCCGCCGCGCATACCGGCCGCCGCCTTCGCCGTGCTGCTGGGCGGCGTGAGCGGGGCCTTGCACCTGGGCAAGCTGCCGCCAGCGGTTCCGGCGCTGCAGGCCTCGCTCGGAATCGGGCTGGTCGAGGCCGGTTTCCTGCTGTCGCTGGTGCAGGTGGCGAGCATGGCGCTAGGCCTGTTCGCCGGGCTGGCGGCCGACACCATCGGCCTCCGGCGCAGCATGCTGACGGGGCTTGCGGTGCTGACGGTTGCCAGCGTCCTGGGCGGCGGAGTCGGCAGCGGTGCGATCGGCGATGCCCACCCGGTGCCGTGGCTTCTGGCTTTGCGCGCGGTCGAGGGCATCGGCTTCTTGCTGACGGTGATGCCCGGCCCGGGCCTGATCCGCTCCCTGACCCCGCCGGGCGCCGACAAGGCGGCCCTCGGCCTGTGGGGCGCCTACATGCCGCTCGGCGTCGCGATGGCGCTGCTGCTCGGGCCGGCATTGATCGCATGGGGTGGCTGGGCCGACTGGTGGTGGGCGCTGTCCGTGGTCTCGGCGCTGGCTGCGCTCTGGATCTGGCTGGCCGTGCCGGCCGACCGGCTGCGCGCCGCGCCGGTCGCAGCCGGGCAGGCATCCGCCGGATGGTCGTCGCGCCTGCAGGCCACCGTCGGCGCGCGCGCGCCATGGCTCGTCGGGGTGACTTTTGCGGTGTATTCGGCGCAGTGGATGGCGGTGATCGGCTTCCTGCCGGCGATCTATGCGGGCGCCGGCGTTCCAGGCACCTGGAACGCGGTGCTCACCGCCCTGGCGGCCGCCATGAACATCGTCGGCAACATCGCGGGCGGCCGCTGGCTGCAGCGCGGCGTGGCGCCAGAGCGGCTGCTTCAGCTCGGCTTCCTGACGATGGCCTTCGGCGGCTTGGCTGCCTTTGCGCAATGGGGGCAGGGGGCCGATGCCTGGAGCCTGCCGCCCCTGCTGCGCTACCTCGCGGTCTGCGCTTTCTCGCTGGGCGGCGGCATGGTTCCGGCGACGCTGTTCCTGCTGGGCGTGAGGCTGGCGCCTGGCCCGTCCACCGTGTCGACCACGATCGGCCTGATGCAGCAGGCTTCGTCGCTCGGCCAGTTCCTCGCGCCGCCGGCCGTGGCGTGGGTGGCACACCGCGTCGGCGGCTGGCACTGGACCTGGACAGCCACGCTGGGCTGTTCGCTGGTCGGCATCGCGATCGCGCGGCGCCTCGGGCGGATTCGCCCTGCGGCGGAGATGGCATGA
- a CDS encoding class I SAM-dependent methyltransferase, translated as MNTKLENKPVKTNKAAKADAELAEVLKPGQSVELLKELHILTREGRLNQDSRRKLKQVYHLFQFIEQLLRELPEQGAGATLADHGAGKSYLGFIIYDLFFRARQGGGHVYGIETRSELVELSRALAQRLGFERMSFLNLTVAESARASELPEQIDVVTALHACDTATDDAIAFGLAKKARCMVLVPCCQAEVAACLRETKALALSRTPLAELWRHPLHTREIGSQLTNVLRCLYLEANGYSVTVTELVGWEHSMKNELILARHTGQRKASAAARLRELLAQFGLDSLGDTRFRLA; from the coding sequence ATGAACACCAAGCTCGAAAACAAGCCCGTGAAGACGAACAAGGCCGCCAAGGCCGATGCGGAACTCGCCGAGGTCCTGAAGCCGGGCCAGTCGGTCGAGTTGCTGAAGGAGCTGCACATCCTCACCCGCGAAGGCCGGCTCAACCAGGACTCGCGGCGCAAGCTCAAGCAGGTCTACCACCTGTTCCAGTTCATCGAGCAGCTGTTGCGCGAGCTGCCGGAACAGGGCGCCGGTGCCACGCTGGCCGACCACGGGGCGGGCAAGTCGTACCTGGGCTTCATCATCTACGACCTCTTCTTCCGGGCGCGGCAGGGCGGCGGGCATGTGTATGGCATCGAGACGCGCAGCGAACTGGTCGAACTTTCCCGCGCGCTCGCGCAGCGCCTGGGCTTCGAGCGCATGTCGTTCCTGAATCTCACCGTGGCCGAATCGGCCCGGGCGAGCGAGTTGCCTGAGCAGATCGATGTGGTTACCGCGCTGCACGCCTGCGACACCGCCACCGACGACGCCATTGCCTTCGGCCTCGCCAAGAAGGCGCGCTGCATGGTGCTGGTGCCCTGCTGCCAGGCGGAGGTGGCTGCCTGCCTGCGCGAGACCAAGGCCCTGGCGCTTTCGCGCACGCCGCTGGCCGAGCTGTGGCGCCATCCGCTGCACACGCGCGAGATCGGCAGCCAGCTCACCAACGTGCTGCGCTGCCTGTATCTGGAGGCCAACGGCTACAGCGTCACCGTCACCGAGCTGGTGGGGTGGGAGCACAGCATGAAGAACGAGCTGATCCTTGCGCGCCATACCGGCCAGCGCAAGGCCAGCGCCGCAGCGCGGCTGCGCGAGCTGCTGGCGCAGTTCGGGCTCGATTCGCTCGGCGACACGCGCTTTCGCCTGGCCTGA
- a CDS encoding transposase, translating to MARLPRLTLAGMPHHVIQRGNNRQPVFVDRADHEKLLALLAENATRFGVALHAYVLMDNHFHLLATPDSTTGLPQFMQAVGRSYVRYFNDRHGRTGTLWEGRYRSTLIQTDRYLLTCMAYIDLNPVRAGLVNDARDFPWSSHGHYAGLRHDRLLTPHPLYWELGNTPFAREAAYVELVRGGIRTADQKALTEATLRGWAAGDDDFLGLLQKSTERRVVKAKAGRPPSSSNS from the coding sequence GTGGCCCGCCTTCCTCGTCTCACGCTGGCCGGCATGCCGCACCATGTGATCCAGCGCGGCAACAACCGCCAGCCGGTCTTCGTCGACCGGGCCGACCATGAGAAGCTGCTCGCGCTGCTGGCCGAGAACGCGACGCGCTTTGGCGTCGCGCTGCACGCCTACGTGCTCATGGACAACCACTTCCATCTGCTGGCCACGCCCGACAGCACCACCGGCTTGCCGCAGTTCATGCAGGCGGTGGGACGCAGCTACGTGCGCTACTTCAACGACCGGCATGGCCGCACCGGAACGCTGTGGGAAGGGCGCTACCGCTCGACGCTGATCCAGACCGATCGCTACCTGCTGACCTGCATGGCCTACATCGACCTCAACCCCGTGCGGGCGGGCCTGGTGAACGACGCGCGCGACTTCCCGTGGTCCAGCCACGGCCACTATGCCGGGCTGCGGCACGACCGTCTGCTGACGCCGCATCCGCTGTACTGGGAACTGGGCAATACGCCGTTCGCGCGTGAGGCTGCCTATGTCGAACTGGTGCGAGGAGGGATTCGGACGGCCGACCAGAAGGCGCTGACCGAAGCCACGTTGCGGGGCTGGGCTGCCGGCGACGACGATTTTCTGGGGCTGTTGCAGAAGTCCACGGAGCGCCGTGTCGTCAAGGCCAAGGCGGGCCGGCCGCCTTCGAGTTCCAATTCCTGA
- the aroB gene encoding 3-dehydroquinate synthase, which produces MPLPVLSAPPERVDIQLGDRSYPILIGAGLLENPENFAAASTAASALIVSNTTVAPLYAQALRTALAGRHRTVHLLELPDGEAHKNLQTLNSIFDTLLGHGSDRKTVLFALGGGVVGDMTGFAAASYMRGVPFVQVPTTLLAQVDSSVGGKTAINHPLGKNMIGAFYQPQLVVCDLSTLQTLPPRELSAGLAEVIKYGPIHDMAFFDWIETNIDALVARDPAALAHAVKRSCEIKALVVGQDERETGLRAILNFGHTFGHAIESGLGYGEWLHGEAVGCGMVMAAHLSQKLGGVDAAFVARLTRLIERAGLPVAGPALGAERYLELMRVDKKSEAGEIRFVVIDRPGSAVVRSAPDALVREVLAQCCEG; this is translated from the coding sequence ATGCCCTTGCCTGTACTTTCCGCTCCGCCAGAACGCGTCGACATCCAGCTCGGCGACCGCAGTTATCCGATCCTCATCGGCGCCGGCTTGCTGGAAAACCCTGAAAACTTCGCAGCCGCATCAACGGCCGCTTCTGCGCTGATCGTCAGCAACACCACGGTGGCGCCCTTGTACGCCCAGGCACTGCGCACTGCGCTGGCAGGCCGCCACCGCACCGTGCACCTGCTCGAGCTGCCGGACGGCGAGGCGCACAAGAACCTGCAGACGCTGAACTCGATCTTCGACACCTTGCTGGGTCACGGCAGCGACCGCAAGACCGTGCTGTTCGCGCTGGGCGGCGGCGTGGTGGGCGACATGACCGGCTTTGCCGCCGCGAGCTACATGCGCGGCGTGCCGTTCGTGCAGGTGCCGACCACGCTGCTGGCGCAGGTCGATTCCTCGGTCGGCGGCAAGACGGCCATCAACCACCCGCTGGGCAAGAACATGATCGGCGCGTTCTACCAGCCGCAGCTGGTGGTCTGCGACCTGTCCACGCTGCAGACGCTGCCCCCGCGCGAACTGAGCGCCGGACTGGCGGAGGTCATCAAGTACGGCCCGATCCACGACATGGCGTTCTTCGACTGGATCGAAACCAACATCGACGCGCTTGTGGCGCGAGACCCGGCCGCGCTGGCCCATGCGGTCAAGCGCAGTTGCGAGATCAAGGCGCTGGTGGTCGGGCAGGACGAGCGCGAGACCGGCCTGCGCGCCATCCTCAACTTCGGGCACACGTTCGGCCATGCGATCGAATCGGGCCTTGGCTATGGCGAGTGGCTGCACGGCGAGGCCGTCGGTTGCGGCATGGTCATGGCAGCGCATCTGTCGCAGAAGCTGGGCGGGGTCGACGCGGCTTTCGTCGCGAGGCTCACGCGGCTGATCGAGCGTGCCGGCCTGCCCGTCGCCGGGCCGGCGCTGGGCGCCGAGCGCTACCTGGAGCTGATGCGCGTCGACAAGAAATCGGAAGCCGGCGAGATCCGGTTCGTGGTCATCGACAGGCCCGGGTCCGCCGTGGTCCGCAGCGCGCCCGATGCGCTGGTGCGCGAAGTGCTCGCGCAATGCTGCGAGGGATGA
- a CDS encoding DUF1415 domain-containing protein codes for MSGAATIGPLQAEADTRRWLERAVIGLNLCPFAKAVHVKAQIHYAVYEPADEADLIDALLREARDLAALDAAERDTTLLIAPNTLADFLDFNDFTARAEQQLARAGFDGVFQLASFHPQFQFAGTEADDIGNATNRAPYPTLHLLREDSVDRAVDAFPDAEAIFERNIDTLEALGPDGWAALDVGPGSAKP; via the coding sequence ATGAGCGGCGCGGCGACAATCGGGCCGCTTCAGGCCGAAGCCGACACGCGGCGCTGGCTCGAGCGCGCGGTCATCGGCCTGAACCTGTGCCCCTTCGCGAAAGCCGTCCATGTCAAGGCGCAGATCCATTACGCCGTGTACGAGCCCGCCGACGAAGCCGACCTGATCGACGCGCTGCTGCGCGAAGCCCGCGACCTCGCCGCGCTCGATGCCGCCGAGCGCGACACCACCCTGCTGATTGCACCGAACACCTTGGCCGATTTCCTGGACTTCAACGATTTCACCGCGAGAGCCGAGCAGCAACTTGCGCGCGCCGGTTTCGACGGCGTGTTCCAGCTGGCCAGTTTCCATCCGCAATTCCAGTTCGCCGGCACCGAAGCCGATGACATCGGCAACGCCACCAACCGCGCGCCGTATCCCACGCTGCATCTGCTGCGCGAAGACAGCGTCGACCGCGCCGTCGACGCCTTCCCCGACGCCGAAGCGATCTTCGAGCGCAACATCGACACCCTCGAAGCGCTGGGCCCGGACGGCTGGGCCGCGCTCGACGTCGGCCCCGGGAGCGCCAAGCCATGA